ttaaagtctctagtgattagcacaagcgcctcggggcgctgtgtttgtaacttaccaaccgcggaatggatgacgtcacttgctATCTCTGCGTTCgttcgaggggggatgtaaacaataacaacaatcacgtgtccaaactctgtgggcaagtaatagggacgcaaacttatggccaacagttcgatgtccctgcagcaagtggagattttaacatttacatgtcctgagttgcaccactttgtattgacatagagagcgacaccccctcctttcttcttactgcaggtatttgcgtctctgtccgctctaactgtgcctaacccgggtagctccacgttggcatctgggatggtagctGGTAGACATTGTTtaactaaaacacagcaagctgcattctctgtaggttctgacatttttcaccagcacagccagttcgtcgatcttatttgttagtgagttcacatttcccaggatcacagaaggcaccgaaagTTTATACTGCCACTTTCTCGCAAGccacttggcttttatcttagctcCGGCTCAGCTATCCCGATATTGTCTTCTtgcctcatcaggtaaatagggaatcACACCagcgtgggcatttcttctcagtgcttgaagttgactacttgaataggcgagtcttggCGTGTacaaatccatgtcaagtagtaaaatgtgtccagggagcgattccacataaaagaaagtggtagaagtgatcagtgaaataggtAAAAGGATAAAatcatacatggagctgctggaatggctgccactcaagGCGGTATTACTGGATTCAGCTTAGAAGgcaaatttatgttttattgtgcacACTCGACTAAATAAAACCTTAAATCTTGAAGCCAATGATTCAAATAtgaattatgtttcattttacatttattgcatTATTGCACTGTTTTTAGGTGAAGGCACCTTAtgcattgttttaaaatgtgcttctttttcttttttaaaggtaaaaatgaaaCCAGTACTTCAGCTGGATTTGTCGATTTTAAATTTCCATCTGAGGAAAAGGTAGGGCAACAGAAGTTTTACTTTAGTAAATTTGTCTTTGATTAACATACTGTCTAGTGCAATtgttatccaccttaataaaagaactaGTGTCTATGGGTCTGTGTCCATCATCACATCCTGCACGATGGTCAAGTCATATCATACTACAACTTTTGggagcaagtcccgtgatacacatgcagagcaggttggacataatggaagtaggaaaattcgaaagtctcaaaaatatgagagtaaagattgcagtaacgcaaacaaatggaaaatatttcttAGTGAAAtgaaacagcgaaaagagatcacaTAGTATTTGAGGATGTCTgagggggaagagagacaaggcagtgtgtcaaaaggacagctgctgtgtacaggcttttaaacgtttgaagcgccacacaaaatgcagatcgcacggcatggcagcagcaggaagtcagcagctgatcgagcaaaaaaGAGGTAATAAAAagcaactgttatttgttttccattgtatcaccatttaagaggggttttggaggagcagccgtgtcttcttggggtgcgttcagctccccacTTCACAATGGCGCGTAGCGCTGGTGGGGGGGAATGGGTttagcaagcgaagcgagcaggaggcaaacCCCCTAGTtgagtaataaaattaattgcttTTGTTAATTCAATAGATGACGCATCAAAAACATGCACATTGCTTATACGActcccattccaaatggcatataacagagaaatacGTTTTGCGTGGAGCACTACAAATGTTAAAGGCGAGGTCTAAGTTGATTAGTTACATTTCCACCCATCTTAGAcatgtagcacagctagttttaattatattttattatttatatttgagctaattttaatgaaagaaatagtttaagaaatagatgcatttttcattttctcctattggcatttttattattgtgctttAATTGATTGAATTATTTCAGCTGGATATTTGCTTAACTTTTATGTGCCATTAACAGTAATGTATTCTGAATTAATTTAACAAGTTCTTTTTGTCTACATGTCATTTTTTAGAGTTTTATGCCTGCACTTATTATCTTATGATTTCAAATAATGAACCTTTCATAGCAGAGTTCCAGTATGGAGGAAAATAAAAGACTGCAAAAGAGAACGTTGAATCTGAAGACTGAAATCATACCAGTTGATGAAattctgcaaaaagaaaatgcaaatgtagCAGGTTGTCCTtcaacttcttctttttcttcttctttttgtttttatttttattttgacagaaGTTGAAAACTGATTGACTTGAGTCTTTGCTCTTAGAATGTCACCAAAATTAACCTGGAGTTATTCCAGAAATGTATTCAGTCAAAACCAACCTTAATATTCCTAAACAAATTATCCTGTATGCTGTATTCTGTTCTAAAGCTTTTGCTTAGAACATAGTAATATTGCCTCTCTGATCACTGATTTTAACCTTTTGGAAAGGACTAGTATTAAATTTCACTGGAAGAGCAAATGTTAATAAGGTCACTGACAATTGTTCATGTTTAAATTCAAGAGCCAGTGTGCATctaagatactgtatatttagttttGTGTCAATTGCCATGAATATAGTCTGTATAAACTGTAATAATATATGCACCATgtgttttaaaagaaacaaagtgTGAAATTATTCAAACAAACTATGTACTCATATGAGGAACAAGCACACTGTTGCAgatgaaaagagaaacaaaggTTTGTTCATAAAAAACAATCCTACAACCAACCTAGGATTGAATATGGCCCAGGATAAATGAGGATTCTGCATTTCAAATTCACACTAAAGCCTCGTTTAACACTAATAGAGATATTTCACATGCCCAGTGGGAGAAACATATGTAGAAGTATTAGATTGCATTCATAATtcacaatgtgctgattagttcaGTAATTGAAGCCATTGAGGTGTTTAAAAAGCTTCAAAGCAGTAAGACCTCAACAATAAATGAGATCTGGCTCTAAATTTTCAAAATCATGAATATTGTTTGGATATCCTGGTTAAAACACCTAGTTGCATAGGTGAAGATAGTGCCTCAATGCGAGTAACCTCATATGGTGGTCCCCATTTTCAAAAAGGGTAGAAGAACTAAAACAGATGCACTTGATAACAAACTGGGATTTTAAAACAAGTTAACTAACTGACTCAACAACTTCACTAACCAAATGAGCCTTTTGGACTGCGTAATCTCCTCTCATGTGTTCAACATCTGTTCTTaccaatttcaaaagaacatttGTGAATGTAATAACACCATTGTATACTTAGTTAGAACAATGGAACtatgtagatgagaacaggccatttagacCAACAAAGCTTgatagtcctatccacttaattcttctaaaaaaaacatcaagttgagtttagaaactccctaaagtcctgctgtctgtcacactacttggtagctttgTGAAACAACACTGCTTATATCGGGCATTTCTGATAAGGtttcttgcaccatcaccctctgcttcctgtgtctgagccaattctgcatccttctaaaaacatcaccctgaacttgcCCTTCTTTTAGTatgatacccaacctctcatgtggcaccttatcaaaagctgtctgaaagtccagataagtaatataatatgctccactttgatcatacctttttgttgtttcctcatagaattcgtGCATGTTGGTTAAACAtcacctccctcttctgaacccatccATGCTCACTGTTCAGAAAAGCTCCTGTACTTGTCTTGTGCTGCTCGATATTATCctgaataattattttcattaattttcctgtgatgcacgttaagcttactggtctatagttgcttggatctgccaagtcacccttttcatataatgggataatatttgccattttccagcccTTCAGAATCAACCTAGTGTGCTgtgacatcctaaaaatgtgtcaagggtttatatgtgTACTAACTAACCCCCTTAAGAATTcaaaggtaaatattatctggtcctgggatgtgtttgattttagcctatttaatctgagctgtACTTCTCCCTGTACAATTTCTTAATCACTCAGAACCTCCTTAGTTAGGCCCATTACCACTGGGAgattatctacttcctcacttgtgaagacctcataATAATGCTCATTTAGAACATcctctatttcactgtctgtattatTAATTCCCTTTTACCATTCTTGATACACTTTGCTTCCTCCAtggctgttcttttactactaaaatactgaaagaatctcttttggtcatcttttgccttatctactgtattcctctccaactgcctTTTAGCCTACATAATATCCTCCTTAATATTTGCCTTCATATGCCCTctgattcacattggagttattagtcttttacatctgtttatttttttctttgcagctttttttaactcattattaAACCActgtggagtgttttttttttttaatttcctattaatccCTAATtcaggtatgtacctgtcctgcattacatgtaaaagatttttaaacCTGCTCTACTGCTGCTCAACTGTCTCCacttttaaaagcttatcccagtctatcctctttAGACATTGCCATATTTCCTCAAAATTTGCCCTAACAAAGTTAAACTTTAGCAATTTTAGTCTTTCTATCTACATTCTTacaaaaacactgagaattgtattatgttatggtcacttgaccctagtggttcaatcccCTCTACACCCCCATTTCTGCCCTGATTAttagaaaaatctaaatttaGATAGGCTTCACTTCACATTGGTGCTTTAACTTACTGAGATAAAAAAACAGTcattgattacttctaaaaactcctgctcttatgCTCCACTATTTGCAAGTCCGACTGaggaggacttgcatttaaattctgtttgacataaacaggaACCCCACTCCTTTTCTGTTGTGTCTGTCCTTCCTATAAAAGGTGCATCTTTctatgttatccatccatccattttccaacccgctgaatccaaacacagggtcacgggggtctgctggagccaatcccagccaacacaggtcacaaggcaggaaccaatcccgggcagggcgccaacccaccgcaggacacacacaaacacaaacacacccacacaccaagcacacactagggccaatttagaatcgccaatccacctaacctgcatgtctttggactgtgggaggaaacgggagtgcccggaggaaacccacgcagacacggggagaacatgcaaactccacgaagtgaacccaggtctcctaactgagaggcagcagcgctaccactgcgtcaccatccCGCCCTTTCTATGTTTTGCTCATCTCCATTCTTATTATTTAGCCAGGACTCGGTTTTTGCTATAATATCACAATTATGCTCTGCTGCAAACatctccaactcacttgttttatttttgatacttctagcattaaggcaagctatttttaatgtgttactccttttacatttaaatgttgggttagacTTTTACAttactattcatttttatttttacactattgtttgttccaccatgtatagttctaaacctggcctttCCTAAACTCCCTGCCACCTCCATTTCCTAGTTAAAACAATCCTTAAACAACAAGTATtctgcctccccaacacattggtgctcttccagttcagatgtaacccgtcatagCGGAaaaggtcccatctgttccaaaaggatgCCCCTGCACAaagatttgagccacacattaagctttctgatctcctcaatcTTGCCTGGACAGGCGCATGGCACagacagaacttcagagaagactaccttgtcagttttgctcctcagcctggcacctaactctttttAAATTTGGATTACAAAACTGATAGACTTACCCTTATGTATGTAATTTGTTACATCATGGACAATGACCACTggatccacccttccagggatgTTTCCCACGTGTGCACaggaaggcaacatacagtaCTCTGGAACAAACCTGTGCTTtagtccccctaatgattgagtccccaactatcactacctctttTTCTTTAAACTAGTTTTGAGGTGGCCCTTTGGAGTTCCTCATCCTTGCCTAtcacctcagaatcttcagagacactgTCTAGCTCCACAAGGACCTGAAAACGGTTTTACACTTCCAgatctggggttgatgcccccagacagtgtgcaAACTTTACCTTATGTCTTGTGACTCTGACCCACCTATCTGTACCTGTCTGTTCTGGATTCTCCTCCCATGCCACCTTAGGGGTATACACTATGTCTTTAAAGGACACCTGAGCCAAGTCTGCCAGTTCTATACTACAATATAGGCCAACCAGCTCCTCCTCtggttcagcgaccctgagctcaagGTACTGGATCCGCTGGCATCTCCtacagatgtagccctcatagaagactggctcctccaagccatcacataaaaaaatgtagcatCTAACAGGGCTTGCATTGCACTAGCCTCATTGTTAAAATTTGATTGAGGATTACTATaactgcctttttaattaaaattaaatgatttaacttaaatgatgaaactaaaaaaaaattaagccaaagaaataaaatttttgaaCTGCTGcagctattttacaccttctggTCCCCAAAAGTCCTGCAATATTCTCCCTCTTGACTGCCTGCTGTTTGTTCTTctgtgaggttaactttacttttttctgtcTGTCCTCCTAACCTTAGcactcctcttattccttacttaaaaacTCCCCAATCACACTGTTTTGTACTCCTTCATATTAATGAACTGTTACACTGCCACCCTCCTTGAGTGCTGTTCTTCCTGACAGCTAAGAACTGTTcattctgaatttaaaaaaagaaaaacttgcttAGTGAATATCTGCTGCTAACTAACTTCATATTATCTTATCTTCTGCTAAAGCCCTTTGCCTAATTGGGTGTCTTAAGGCTGGCTGCTTACCTACCCACTGCTGAGCCTTCCCGTTTATTACTTTGAAGAGAGCCATGAcccttttaataaataataaaaaaaaaaaaaaacttgttaaaaATAGTGCTTAACTGTCATGAATAGTAAGCATAACTACATTCAGAAGAATATACAGTAGGCTGTGAGTACAGGGAGGACTAATTGTGATTGTGGATAAGAAGAATAAGAGTACTCTGTGTTtatgaacataataaaaataatgcattaaatgCTGCAAGTTATATGTTAAGTTTTATATAATACAATGGTTAATACCTTTCTCTAagttttttctgatctcttccAGTTTTTGCatagttatttgttcattttgtgtaaAGCAGGGTTGCATTCATTAacattgttatacagtatactgtatacacttaTATTCACGGAATGTTTTTACTGTAATATTGTTGTAGAGTTTTAAGTCTCAGTAAAGTTTTTACGGCTTTTTACACAGAATCAGTGTTTATTCACTGTTGATATTGCCACTTCCATTTTCCTGTCTCACTGACAGTGTTCTTAGGCTGTTGCTTCTTCTctgtaatattatgaaatatGCCAAGTGTATTCTGAATGATATACATGGCATTGATAATTCAAGCTGTTAATTAAACAGTTTTGGACTTCTACAACAGTGACTATTTGCATGGTAACAGTTAAGTTACCCTTTTTGTTGTACGGCATGCAAAACtaggtttattttaattttccattttttcatgcTTGCCAGTTCTTCACAGACTATATGCTGTCATGTGTACTTTCAGTTTAAACTGCAAAACTTACTTTAAAACTTCTTACTGCAAGAAACACAAACATCCAATTGAAAAGTAGTTTACAAATCGCATATTGTGTTTTGTATATTATGCCATTTAAGGCCAGAATTGGTATGTGAATTATGCCATTATTAGTCCACCACTACTGTGGTTTTCCCCTTGTCTTTTGACTTTAGAAATGCTTTACTGCTTCATGTATGAAAGGTAATACACTGgtcttcagcaaaaaaaaaaaaaacgcaaagtAGTTGCATCCTTAAAGTGGATGCTTCATTTTATGATCTGGAGTTCTTTCTAGGCATATACTTTAAGACCCTCCGTTTACTAATGACACTTAACAATTTTACCTCTTGACATGTAATGTACCATTCTCACTGCAGTCAAATTTTGCATATGAGGTGTTGTTGATTGAGAGGGCGTAGTTTTATATCTGAACATTTGGAACTAGGTTTTCAGGTTTGCTGAAATGTTCTTCTAAAAGACTAATTTAAGCAAAGGAATGTATGTTTATCATTAACCTAAAGTtaagtatgtatatattataaaaatagtgTAAAATACCACAAATGAATtccccattaaaaataaaactaacattCAGCATGAAGAGTGATATAAATTTATGACCTCTGGATTTTACCTGCTTGCTTCACATATGATGTCTAAGGAGACGATGTGATAAAAACTAAATAGCAAGATTTATGgtgtattttagaataagctgatgcccttttttaaatatttttttaaattggttatAGACTCAGACTTCGATTCAATGTTTTGAGTGCTCAAaattgtgtttaattattatttattcttgCTTACTTATCTTTTACCTTTTTAGATCCTGGTGCTCAAAACACTTTGACAAAATCAATACAGAAAGCTGAAGCACTTTTAAGGACCCATCTAAATCCTGGATTAAAATGGTGGCTCAAGCAACGATCTGATGGTAGCTCTTCTGATGTGGATGATTCATTTATTAGTGAAGATAAGTTCAATTCACATTCTTCagagaagtttcaaaggcttgaGCAATGTGTCCTTGGAATGAAGATGCATTTCAGTATAATTCATTATCCAAATACCCAGTTTCTGCATggccatataaaaaaaatacccaaCTCTTCTCAGTCATGTGAATTCTTTTACCACCCTGCCTATGGAACTCTTGGGAAGCATTATGGAAAGCTGCAGACTTTACTGGAACAAAGATCACAGCTCCTTTTCTTTCATGAATATACTAGACGCCTAAAGGGTGTCTTGGATTTTAACACCCATCTTTCAAAGTTAATCATCAAATTGGACAAACAATTCAGAATGCTGTCTGAAAATCTGAATGCTGCACAGCTTTTTCCAGAATATAACCTCAGCAGTCTTTGTAAGGAGCTAAGGGTTCACACCAGTCACTGGGGCTGTCTTTATGAAAAAGCTACCCATACTAATTGGTTAAGACCAATTCTATTCCAGAAGCAGCACAATTTGGAAGACATGAAAATCTCTTTGAATATGCTTGGCCTTCATTCCCTTATTCTaatggaaaaatatattaaaataatttttaatgtctTGGCTTTAACCACACCTGAAAGTCTGACCGCTGAGACAATATTTGATACTTTCAAGGCAGTTAAAATATTCAACAACATAGTTTCAGAAATTAACTTAGAAACAAGATACTTTGACCCACAGAAGTCCTATATATGTAAAGGAAATCTGGAATTCAACCCACTGCCTCACAAATCAAAAATGGTACAATATAGTAGTGAAAGCGTTCCTGTGAACACATTTGCTGTTGCAAAGATTTTAAGGATTCTCTCAAAGCAAAGAGGAAGAATGGCAGCAATGATATTATATTGTTGGATGATCAATCAGAACAAGTTTCTTTCTTGTATTGATAGAGTTAAATTTAATTCTATGGACTGGAATGATGTAAAAGTGCCTTTTTTCAAAAGAATGTCAAAGACAGGTGGCCAGGCCATTAGATCTGGTTTATTGAGACCAAAACTTGGGGAGAGTCTACATGGAACAAACATTTCTTCAGATAAGcatccttttaaaaagtttttaaaaggagACAAAGAGTTTATGGATAAAATTCTCAAAGCACTGTCTTCCACAGGAGCCTTGGGGTATCTTGCTTTAAACAGACCTAAACCTGATAAACCAGTTGCTACTGATTCTGATAACTTAAGTATGGAAAGTGACATAGACTTTTCAAGAATACAATCTTCAGGGTGCCAAAACTTTCAAAGTTCAgcagaaacaaatattttttactcACAGTATAGAGTATTATTTTGGAAAGATTTTGAAGCTGCTCTTCTGAGATTGCTTTACCAACCGAAATTCAGTAGTTACCTTGGAAGCTTAAATCAGTGCGGAGAACAGATGgtgttcctttttttaaatgaattgcattttgaaTGTTGTAAAGGTAAGAATCTGGTTAAtcatatgatttttatttatagatatttggttttgtgtgtacagtaatccctcctcgatcgcgggggttgcgttccagacccccccgcgataggtgaaaatcgcgaagtagaaaccatatgtttctatggttatttttatatattttaagcccttataaactctcccacactgtttataaatattccccgcagagttatacagcataatccctttgtattatcttagatattaggtaagattcatttaaattatgtatataaacacactgtttatatacagtaaaacctaaatattattttaaagatattgagtgtctccgatatcgcatgttacagccattacgatagacatgccaccagcaataaatatgtacaatgcaacaaaaatagtatacagtaaatgtgtgtgtacagtgacactaaacgtatgtacatgtactaagtactgtaagtagaaaattaattatggttactcaccaacaatgacacgatgacttgtccgataacaatgagtttaattttactgcacaacaaaggagag
This genomic window from Polypterus senegalus isolate Bchr_013 chromosome 4, ASM1683550v1, whole genome shotgun sequence contains:
- the ccdc142 gene encoding uncharacterized protein ccdc142, which gives rise to MSKMSQASGGILPSLSSLVGQRKISPEERISKEEWPSLSPQLSKNETSTSAGFVDFKFPSEEKQSSSMEENKRLQKRTLNLKTEIIPVDEILQKENANVADPGAQNTLTKSIQKAEALLRTHLNPGLKWWLKQRSDGSSSDVDDSFISEDKFNSHSSEKFQRLEQCVLGMKMHFSIIHYPNTQFLHGHIKKIPNSSQSCEFFYHPAYGTLGKHYGKLQTLLEQRSQLLFFHEYTRRLKGVLDFNTHLSKLIIKLDKQFRMLSENLNAAQLFPEYNLSSLCKELRVHTSHWGCLYEKATHTNWLRPILFQKQHNLEDMKISLNMLGLHSLILMEKYIKIIFNVLALTTPESLTAETIFDTFKAVKIFNNIVSEINLETRYFDPQKSYICKGNLEFNPLPHKSKMVQYSSESVPVNTFAVAKILRILSKQRGRMAAMILYCWMINQNKFLSCIDRVKFNSMDWNDVKVPFFKRMSKTGGQAIRSGLLRPKLGESLHGTNISSDKHPFKKFLKGDKEFMDKILKALSSTGALGYLALNRPKPDKPVATDSDNLSMESDIDFSRIQSSGCQNFQSSAETNIFYSQYRVLFWKDFEAALLRLLYQPKFSSYLGSLNQCGEQMVFLFLNELHFECCKGGISMEFDDIMKNICLHLLSKVAFRNWDQVLCRTLGTGFLDKCLPTPVSKEQTSARTKTAEILQQLFFPLHVMLNCNDLEAKGNEGEAPFEKGTPAIPFLRLAVLSRCTATIHYASIWVITKAFQFLSSWSLNQFLLVTQGDLKILKKEAERLLPLIESFKPKEDYVSPPCDILIIHQEQALASQVVEGTAYIRSFSETVLRVFSVDCKKMAVEIFQQTMPLGKHWRINCKTELPNSPSDYASSAAQTVIGQVLEGIQPLPDEAQVPPLIEAMTAFMEAWMDHILKKKIKFSVQGALQLKKDFDMIRDLLILEEYNLSEEIRQRLLSLRVFHQVDNAILCLLQQPMNKNYIPSSTWEPLWRCCTSNNQTADFSSGSLNSLESLDLQAARNNVITQTENVLASDLLGNMRTNGNPESYLEAKQQEWLALRVHSGNRWKIPRLSCMNRTPEN